The following is a genomic window from Trichomycterus rosablanca isolate fTriRos1 chromosome 24, fTriRos1.hap1, whole genome shotgun sequence.
agagagagatagtacAGATGAAACCCAGAATGCACAACAATGCTCTCTTGGACTCCCGGGTTTGGATAGCCATTAGGTTAGATAAGTAAGATACTAAACTAGTAATCATGACACTTCTGGTTCaggtcccaccactgccaggttgcttgtctggggcccttgagcaaggttctttACCCACAGACTGTGAATGGTGtcagtgtgtgggaatttgtgcctattcagtcagaAGACGACAgcgtttgtacggctgggcactgatgttgcagttgatgttccggttcatcccagagctgttgagtggggctgaggtcagggttctgtgcagtttcttcatgtctttatagagctcgctcatgctggaacagtcgggtccttccttaaactgttgctgccaagtCAGAAGCATAGCAtgtcctttatatgattgatttgttagtgattgttgtgtctgaaacacatgaattcagacattagaaggggcgtcccaatacttttgatcatacagTGTATGAATGGTCTCTGTTTCGGTTTTGCTGTGATGATCTGAGAGCTTTAAAACCTCCACAGCCACAACAGAGGAGGCagaaccatcatcatcatcatcattattaattattattattaattattattataataaaccgGTCTGTCCTGATTAAGAAGCTGCTGGACACCATCCACGGTCGAGCAAGCTTTGTATCACCGTGTGCTTAAAGACTAgcatgtaaataacatttacgtttacattggtggtggggcttgaagtaTATGGAGGTGATCTCCGTGTCTGGAGGAACCGAAACCTTCCACCACAGCTCGTGTTTCTCCTGAACTGAAGGTCTGAGGAGGAATCAGTCCAGACAGAAGAACGATATGAAAATGATCAGGGTTTTACCCATGATGCACTTCCTCCTCCTGCTAGTGAGAGTGTCGATGTTTATCAGCGTCTCGGTGCGGCCGATGAGACGAGTCACTCCGGGAGAAAGACGCCGAGAGAAGAAAGAACAGAAAGTGAAAACAGAAACCACCGGGTCACAAACTTTCCCTCCTggaattttatttcattcacattttcagcatttagcgtacgcctttatccaagtaacatacagtacagtgacagtatacagtctaagcaactgagggttaagggccttgctaaagggcccaacagcagcaacctggcagtagtgaggtttgaaccagcgacctttccctTACTGGTCCAGCACctcaaccactaagctacaactattttattgttttattccaTAGTGATGCACGATCACTGATTTCTCTCCCTGGTGgagtcgggggggggggggggggggggtattccGGCTCTGACTAGATCAGGATCAGGTCACCCAGTGTAGCGTGTGATAATTCCAGTGGAATTCCGCTGAACCCAGACCTGTAGGAACATGAAACACGGAGGCGGAGGAGGAACCGTGCAGCACTAAACCCCCACAGACGTGTTCAGACCCGAATTCCTTCCTTCATTCAGCGCTAAATTATTTCCCAGAAGCGCCGGAGTTCTCAGGTCTAATTTATTCATCTCGTCTCATCCCGGCTTCTGATCTTCTCCTAAAAATAGAGCGAAGGACCCGGGGTGAGGCGGCGAGCGCTTTCAAAACGGGCACGGCTTCATTTCCTGCAGAGGAAATACCAGACGTGTCTCTGACTGCGCCCCACTGACGGGCGCTATATTTAACCCCCCGGTTCACCTCAGGTATTTCCTGCTGGACCCCGGAGCCCGCGGTGTCCAGAGATAAAGTCCAGCCAGACGCGTTCTGATTCACATCCTGCAGATTTTCAGGAATTACTGTTGCATTGTGGGTCGACCGGCACAAACAGATGACAAGCTCGATCAAACCGTCAGAACGTTGTTAAAGGACGAGCAAAAACATACGACGGGttcattaaattaaatgtgctgtacacacacacacacacacacacacacacacacacacacacacacaccttccagATCTCAGTTGAGGTTGAAGTTTATACGGCAACCAAaaggttaaaggtcttgctcaagggtccaacagtgacgtGCTGAAACCCTAAACCTTAACCACTGGATCTGAGGTGATCTAGCACACGTACACTCTCCTCTAAAGTCCGTGTTGATACTCTGATGTAAAACCACATGATTTACATTCAGATTTCACTAAACACACCCAACACACCCGACAGCGGCcggtcatacagtgtatcacaaaagtgagtacacccctcacatttctgcagatatttaagtatatattttcatgggacaacactgacaaaatgacactttgacacaatgaaaagtagtctgtgggcagcttatataacagtgtaaatttattcttccttcaaaataactcaatatacagccattaatgtctaaaccaccggcaacaaaagtgagtacaccccttagtgaaagttcctgaagtgtcaatattttgtgtggccaccactatttcccaaaactgccttaactctcctgggcatggagtttaccagagcttcacaggttgccactggaatgcttttccactcctccatgacgacatcacggagctggcggatattcgagactttgcgctcctccaccttccgcttgaggatgcctcaaagatgttctattgggtttaggtctggagacatgcttggccagtccatcacctttaccctcagcctcttcaataaagcagtggtcgtcttagaggtgtgtttggggtcattatcatgctggaacactgccctgcgacccagtttccggagggaggggatcatgctctgcttcagtatttcacagtacatattggagttcatgtgtccctcaatgaaatgtaactccccaacacctgctgcacttatgcagccccagaccatggcattcccaccaccatgcttgactgtaggcatgacacacttatctttgtactcctcacctgattgccaccacacatgcttgagaccatctgaaccaaacaaattaatcttggtctcatcagaccataggacatggttccaggaatccatgtcctttgttgacatgtcttcagcaaactgtttgcgggctttcttgtgtatagacttcagaagaggcttccttctggggtgacagccatgcagaccaatttgatgtagtgtgcggcgtatggtctgagcactgacaggctgaccccccaccttttcaatctctgcagcaatgctgacagcactcctgtgcctatctttcaaagacagcagttggatgtgacgctgagcacgtgcactcagcttctttggacgaccaacgcgaggtctgttctgagtggaccctgctcttttaaaacgctggatgatcttggccactgtgctgcagctcagtttcagggtgttggcaatcttcttgtagccttggccatcttcatgtaatgcaacaattcgtcttttaagatcctcagagagttctttgccatgaggtgccatgttggaactttcagtaaccagtatgagagagtgtgagagctgtactactaaattgaacacacctgctccctatgcacacctgagacctagtaacactaacgagtcacatgacattttggagggaaaatggcaagcagtgctcaatttggacatttaggggtgtagtctcttaggggtgtactcacttttgttgccggtggtttagacattaatggctgtatattgagttattttgagggaagaataaatttacactgttatataagctgcacacagactacttttcattgtgtcaaagtgtaattttgtcagtgttgtcccatgaaaagatatacttaaatatctgcagaaatgtgaggggtgtactcacttttgtgatacactgtataagtaCAGTCCTCTGCAAAAGTCCTAAACATCCACCAACTGCTAAAAGATCTAATAATAATGTttctaataattataataactgtGTAATAATCATGAGGGTTCGTCTCTTGCAGGTGGCCATCAAGTCCATAAAGAAGGAAAATATAAAAGATGAGCAGGACCTGATCCACATCAGGAGAGAGATCGAGATCATGTCGTCCCTCAATCACCCCTACATCATCACCATATACGAAGGTGAGTTTTAATAAAGCGCAGAATTATTAACCCAAGAGGGGCGCAGCTGTGCTACCGACCAGCTGGtctcccacacagacacgattggctgagTCAAACAGGGACTGCTGATTCACTCCGTGTGGCTCCATCTCAAAACTTACCAAACAACAAACACTTCAGctcaccgtgtgtgtgtgtgtgtggtgatatAATCCTAATCACACAGCAGCAGCGTGTTTTATTGACAGACGCTGGTGTAATTAACACCACCGAGGGTGAACGTTATAACGGGCGTGTGCTGCTCGTTATTAATATAGACGCACGTGCTCGCTGTGGTTTCAGTGTTCGAGAATAAGGACAAGATCGTGATCGTGATGGAGTACGCCAGCAAGGGAGATTTATTTGACTACATCAGTGAGAGACAGATCAGCGAGAGAGAAGCGCGACACGTCTTCAGACAGATCGTCTCTGCTGTACACTACTGCCATCAGGTGAGGTCATGTGTCCATgtactgctcacacacacaacatccAAACTGATCTGCACACGTGTGGATCTGATGGAGGTTCCTCATGGTTCACGTGTTGAATGCACACTGATGGACAATAGAACCCCGGGTGCTGAGTACATcggtgtaaagcacaccccacccacccccaactGTTCTGCCTTACATAATCACCACACACACCGGCCGCCTGCACACACTCAACAGGAGTAATGAAGCGACCATGATTTGAATATGAACCGACGCCAGGGGCTGCGTGCTGTTTCGTAAGAATCAGCTCATATACAACGTGCACAACCTCATCAACCCTCGCCACGGCAACACGCCGTCATGGCAACACACCGTCACATCAACATCAAATCTGTTTtgaaaaaatctaaatataaaaacaaatttagcttatttatttagtcagtgatttttatttaactataatatttttttattttactatattatcttatttttatttaactatatattttttttattacacttattttatttttatttaactataatatttttttattttactacattattttatttgtatttatgacattagaataataaaatgtaaagaattgcagttatttatttaaaaacccaGATTTttttctgtcctgtcctgtgtgtgtgtgtgtgcgtatgtgtgtgtgtgcgtgtgtgtgtgtgtgtgtgtgtttgtgtgtgtgtgtgtgtgtgtgtgtgtgtgtgtgtttgttctgcATCAGCTCCTTCACGTCATTTTTCCACTGAACTGGTGATATTTAGGATAAACTGTGTTAGGGATTTTTTTTACTCTCTCGCTGCTCTGCAGTTATTTATTTTCCTGTAATGAGCTCCGGGTTTCTGGGAATCACTGAGCTGACGGAATTCCCTCCTGCAGAGAGACGCAGCAGAGCAGCATAGTTTACATTCCTCAGCATGGTGGTTTTCTTTACAACGGTGAAACCTGATGAGCAGGAGAACCGGTCCAGTTTCCACCGAGCCGACAGAAAAAACGGCCGCGTAAACAAACAGGTAGCGACAAAGTGGCCGCGCAAATAACGTGTTATTACTGTAGTAAAAATAATGGGACACGGAGTAGCTACTCAAACTAAACTAGTTCATCAAAAACAAGAACGGTTCAGAACCTCACACACATCAGATCATCAGAACATCTTCAGCGTGATGGAGTAACTAGCTTAGTTTCATTCACACCGTCTTTACATGCTAACGCTTCCTCTGTCCCTTACAGAACGGCATCGTGCACAGAGACCTGAAGCTGGAGAACATCCTGCTGGATGCCAACGGAGACGTCAAGGTGAGACGCGCCGGTACCAACTGTTCCACACGCGCGCCGCTTCTCAGATGataaggtcacacagaggtcgctcCGTTTTAACAGCGTTTGTTTCCTCTGGTGTTTCCAGATCGCAGATTTCGGGCTCTCTAACCTGTACCGGAGGGACGAGTACCTGCGGACGTTCTGCGGGAGCCCCCTGTACGCCTCTCCGGAGATCGTGAACGGGAGGCCGTACCGAGGGCCGGAGGTGGACAGCTGGTCTCTGGGGGTTCTCCTGTACGCGCTGGTGCACGGCGCCATGCCCTTCGACGGCCACAACTACAAGAGCCTGGTGCGGCAGATCAGCACGGGCGACTACCGCAAACCCGCCAAAGGATCGGGTCAGTCGTCTTCACCACCGCTACGTTATTACTCTGCTTTATACCACTCTTCTGATTCTTTACGTGATATTATATCGACCTGTCAGTAATGGTTTTCCTCTCTCACAGACGCGTCCGGTTTGATCCGCTGGATGCTGATGGTGAACCCCGAGCGCAGAGCCACTCTGGAGGAAATCGCCTGTCACTGGTGGCTAAACTGGGGTTACCAGCGCCCCCTCCTGCCCGAAAATGAGAAAACTGAGGTGACCACGGAACCCGCGACCTCCCACCCGGCGCAGACGCAAACGAGCGGCGCCACACGCATCGCAGACTGGCTTCGACGAACCTCCCGCCCCCTGCTGCACAGCGGCTCCAAAATGCGCTGCCTTCTGCGTACAGGAGGGGGCGCCGCCGGAGACGCCACGGTCACCCGCCAGCGCTCCATCCGCAGGTCGCGCAAAGAGAACAACATGAGCCAGAGCACGCAGGAGAACACCGCGCCCAGGCCCTTCAAAGGGATCCTGAAGAAACGCGGGAGTCTGAAGCAGAAGCTGAGCGCCGAAGCGCAGGCTCCGCCCCTGGAGGAGAAAACCACCAACCCCTCGGTGGCGCCAGCTGCAGTCCTGCCTCCGGTTCCAGCGCCACGTAAGGGAATCCTCAAGAAGCCGGTGGAGAGGGAGCGGGAGTCCGGTTACTACTCATCATCCACCGACAGCAGCGACTCCGCCCCGACGCCGCAGCCTGAACCGCGCGCCCTGACGCCGCCCCGGCGGAAAGGAATCCTCAAGCGGAACGGGAAGTTCTCCTCCGGCGGTCTGCAGGAATTCGGATCTCTGGACCAGCTGGCGGCGTCCCTACCGTCCGGCGGCACCAGATTACGGCCCGGCGGCGCCATCAGCGAGGACAGCATCCTCTCCTCAGAATCCTTCGACCGGCTGGATCTACCTGATCGCCACCAGCCAGCCGGAAAGGTGGAGGAGCCAGCAGGGGGCGGGGTGGCGATGCGCGTCTGCGTCTCGGCCGATAACCTCCTGGACATGGAGAGCAGGGAGAGTCTCTGGGACGCCGACACAGCGAGAGGAAGCATGTTCTCCATCACGGAATGTGGAAGCTGACGTGACGTCGAGATGTGACGTGTTTTTGTCGTGTCGTGTTCCGGTTCAGCGCTCTAGATCCAGATCCAGACTGAGGTTCTGCACTAGTGGAGAACCTAGTGGAGGTCTAGTGGAGCACTGAGGACTTGCTGGTGTCTGGTGGTGCTTTCAGGGTTCAGAGGAACAAAGAACTTAAAGACTCTGTTTATTGATGCGTTTTTCTAGTGTGGTGCCAAAAATAGTTTAGGAAAGAGGGAAAAGGGATTGTTATAGTTCTAAACGTTGAAGAGTGAACGTCCTGACGTGCCAAGCAGCCGTTCTTAGAGAGGTTCTTCTCCTCTGAGCGGCTTTTATCATTTCTGGACTTTTTAGGTTAAAACTTTGATATTCTGCACTTTATTTTGTGAgataaatagaattaaaaaaaggaaCCAAAGCCGTGTACGGAACAATGAGCAGCAGCAGGTAAAGACCCGAGAGCATCAGCAGGTTGAGACGAGGTGAGTTTGGTTGGTTAATGATTCATCTCTCTAACAGACTCTTATCAGTCTGACCTGCCGCTGGAACTTCAGACGTGATCGTTTGACTTATTTATTGCTGTATGAATTTACTGTTTCCAGACGAACACGGTGGAGATCTGAGCGGCCGCAGGAACGTCTGAACCTCGTTTAAAGGAAGCGCAGGTTTGAATCTTTCTGCTGATCAAACCTGCACCAGTTCAGATTCACCTGATAAACCAAACGTACCTTTCAGCTGTTTTAGTGCTGAAGAACCAGCGAAATAAATCAGTTTCTATAGGagcagtggctcagtggttgaggtgcaggactagtgatcagaaggtcgctggttcaagccctgatGCTGCCAATTTGGCACCTTTGCACTCCATTCAGTCACATTtataagtcgttttggataacaGGGTAATAAATACTGACGtgccttttatttcttttctgcTGTGAACGTTTACTGCACAACGTTTGGTTTATTTCAGCTCAAACTGGAACATGAATGAACTCTGACTGTGACGTTTGGTTCTAATTTTACTGTGATTATAAGCAGAATAAACACCAGTACAGCTCTGATCTGTGATCTCTGGTCTCTTTTGTGTTCTCTGTTCTCTCGGTTCCACTTGTTTGTTTTAGCCGGCACGCTGAGTCAATAAAAACTCACAAACGGGACCGACATGTGGACGAACGGGAGTGTTTTGGGGCTGGGTGAGGGGACACAGTCGAAGGTAAACAGCAGGGAAGAACACGACCTGTTTCTAGTTTTTTGGGGATCAGTATGTACCAATAATCATTTGCGAGCTTGTTGAACttgtattgtattaaaacagagtgttTCACAAcacagcttctcacaagacttagaaaacatgacattaaaatcctaacgaacaaacaaactcacaagactttggagagtatctgtgggaatttgtgcccaacaTTTGTATCAGTTGATAACAttagcagtttttaacattatcGATCCACCCGCAGATACAGAGGAGCGATTGAACATTAAATCTGATGAACTGAACAAAAACACCTATTTTAATTTGTTCTATTAAAATCAGTATAAAAGCACAAACTCCAACAGAAAACTTAAATGAGTTAACAGAACATACACCGAGTGTAACATACCGACCTAAATAACGAGTGAACAGAACCGAATATTTAATTACATTCTAATAACGAACAGAGGCAACActtcacacacactatacagccaaaaatatctgcacacccgaccatgagctttctggacattccattccaacaCCGTTCActataatacagagttactgcacccTACTGCACTGGGGGAGCTTTTCagaagactttggagtgtgtctctgGGAATTTGTACCAGTGTTTTAGTCTTCTGATTTATCCATATAGAGTTCTGACCCAAACTCATCAAATCAAACCAGGCCTTTATAAAAACTGTGTAAAGTACATGGAAgcacagccatgctggaacataagggccttccctaaactgttaccacaaagttAAACATTTGATTagttttatgtcatttcatTGAGCAAATCTTAATAGTAGGtgcggctgaaacacctgaacacaATATTTAAGCGgatgtctcaatacttttggcgGTGTAGTGTATTTTCATTTctggattaaaaataatatagacACAGGCGGTACATTTAAAGGGGGGAAATCGAACCATCGGCGCATTCACAGTGTCTATCAAACCCACTTCAGACCAGCTTCCATGTGTTTGGTAAAACTGAGGAGAACCTCTTGCTGAAGCCGACACGTCGCTAACACACTTATCGTCCGACAGAACCCCGAATAAAAACTGTGAACGGCTAGTGACGgcatgcagcaggtggatttgtgGCAGAACTTACCCAGCCACACTGACAGCGAATGAAAGAAGCGGAGGAACGGATGAGCTGATTTATTCCGGCTCACTTTCTGCATCCGTGTTTGACTGGGTGAAGCTGAGAGAAGCAGACCTGGCCTGCCGGGGGTTCCGGGCGTGGTGGGTGCTATCAGGTGAAGCAGACTCGTACAGGAGTGTGCTGAAGGGGAGGGTGAAGTCCAGAGTGGCCTCCAGCTCGGCGTAACAGTTATACAGAGGCACCTGAGGACGAACACAGGAAAAACACTATTGAACATGCACAACGTGCTCAAGAGCGACTCCCACTGTCTGGTCCAGGTACCATCAGCTACCCACGCGCTATTCTCTTCACCAGACGTgaacagatgagccaaaacatgtcAAAAGAGCTCTAAATGAGTCCTGTGGTGTCTGGTACCAGGACGTTACCAACAGGTCCTTGGAGCATCCTGGTCCTGGCCTGAACGTCCACATGATGTTGGGAAAAACAGGATTAGTCCGAGTACTCTGGTTCgtccctcctcagaccactAGATGGGGACTCACCATGCCTGCCTGTGACACCCCTCATGTTTCAGAGATATTCAACCCAGTTTTAACTAGATCCTCAAGCTCACATGTACCAGGGCTACAGAATAGGCACCATGCACATTTATTTTGGGGGGAATGGGGCGTGgatctaatgttttggctgatctgtGTGAACTGCAGCTGTTATTATAAATAGGTTTTAGTTCAGATCAGGAAATATTTTGGTTCAAACCAACAAAAGGATAAAAAAACTCCAAATGTTccctataataaacatttacatccagatttttatttcatttgttataaGAACATCTTACTATGAAGACATCTAAGACGCTGGCCATGAGGTGCAGAAGAGCGTCGCAGGACAGAGCGCCGAACAGCAGATTCATGCGCTGAATAGCAGCAACCATGCAGCTGCAGGCCACAACCGAGGGCAAATACTTTACAAACTTCAACtctgcaaaacacacacacacacacacacaccttttttaAACAGAACTGGTTTCACTCACACACCAGTCAAACCAGAAATGCacttcatggccaaaagtaatcAAAGACATTAATACAGTGTTTTGAGTATAAGATTCTTCCTGAGTctcgtatgtgtgtgtgtgtgtgtgtgtgtgtgtgtgtgtgtgtgtgtgtgtgtgtgtatgagtgagagCCAACATTTGACTGAGACCTGACCCCCCCTTCCTTCCTAGCCTTTCTTTATTCAATAACAGGTTGCCTGAGGCGACCACAGATCCATTATGGGATGTTGTATTCCTGTTGTATTGCAGTCATTCAACTTCCTACCACACACGCCCGTCTGGGAGACACCTGTCTGTGAGCCATACCTggcacattgtgtgtgtgtgtctgggggGGGGGTTCTGGCATGTATACAGGGTCAGTGGGGTCACCACGGAGACGGCTTCTATTCTCCGTTTTGTGCGTCATTTTCTCAGCAGGGTATTttggctgcacacacacacacacacacacacacacacacacacagctttggCAGATAGGTggaataacacacacatacacacactgactcGGCACAGAAGTGTAAAACTCACGCCTGGtgcaaatgtgtgaaaaaaacaTCTCCACCACCTTCGACCTTCTAGCGTTGTATAtcagtgagagtgagtgtgagtgtgtgtgtgtgtgtgtgtgtgtgtgtgttacctgtgacgGCTAAAGCGATGTAGGCGTGAGCATGTTTGCGCAGGGCCCTGTGGTTTTGAAGAACTATGGGAAGGTTCTGCAGAAGCGGCTCCAGGAAATCAGAAGGAATCACAGGTGCCAGATCCCAGTCCAGCCCAGAGGCAAGCTGTATCTcacacttctacacacacacacacacacacacaccactattaatctggacattgaGGTGTAGAATTAAATCTTCAATTATGCTTATAGATGCACGCTGTgtgctgctttttattttatttttacattttcccttttttcctcccaatctagtcatatccaattccccagctGTATCTCTTATGTACTGCTGGAGACccccactcctgaccgaggagggctcTGACATGTGTAGtaaccaaccgcttcttttcccctACATTAGG
Proteins encoded in this region:
- the ccnd3 gene encoding G1/S-specific cyclin-D3 isoform X1 yields the protein MMDLHCDENEQFASTVKDSREAGGVQIRPVRALCDRVLMEKRMLMNLLMVEKSQFISESYFEAVQTDVKPFMRRLLTVWMLQVSLLQVCEDQKCEEEVFPLSVCYLDRYMSHHHVKKDVLQLLGTTCMFLASKLRQVVPLSAENLCLYTDQSITVPQLLKCEIQLASGLDWDLAPVIPSDFLEPLLQNLPIVLQNHRALRKHAHAYIALAVTELKFVKYLPSVVACSCMVAAIQRMNLLFGALSCDALLHLMASVLDVFIVPLYNCYAELEATLDFTLPFSTLLYESASPDSTHHARNPRQARSASLSFTQSNTDAESEPE
- the ccnd3 gene encoding G1/S-specific cyclin-D3 isoform X2 — its product is MMDLHCDENEQFASTVKDSREAGGVQIRPVRALCDRVLMEKRMLMNLLMVEKSQFISESYFEAVQTDVKPFMRRLLTVWMLQVCEDQKCEEEVFPLSVCYLDRYMSHHHVKKDVLQLLGTTCMFLASKLRQVVPLSAENLCLYTDQSITVPQLLKCEIQLASGLDWDLAPVIPSDFLEPLLQNLPIVLQNHRALRKHAHAYIALAVTELKFVKYLPSVVACSCMVAAIQRMNLLFGALSCDALLHLMASVLDVFIVPLYNCYAELEATLDFTLPFSTLLYESASPDSTHHARNPRQARSASLSFTQSNTDAESEPE
- the nuak2 gene encoding NUAK family SNF1-like kinase 2 is translated as MDPMDSGSGAEVPAALGEDHTERKCSSPGKRHAVKRHLHKHNLKHRYDFLQTLGKGTYGKVKKAVDPSGKPVAIKSIKKENIKDEQDLIHIRREIEIMSSLNHPYIITIYEVFENKDKIVIVMEYASKGDLFDYISERQISEREARHVFRQIVSAVHYCHQNGIVHRDLKLENILLDANGDVKIADFGLSNLYRRDEYLRTFCGSPLYASPEIVNGRPYRGPEVDSWSLGVLLYALVHGAMPFDGHNYKSLVRQISTGDYRKPAKGSDASGLIRWMLMVNPERRATLEEIACHWWLNWGYQRPLLPENEKTEVTTEPATSHPAQTQTSGATRIADWLRRTSRPLLHSGSKMRCLLRTGGGAAGDATVTRQRSIRRSRKENNMSQSTQENTAPRPFKGILKKRGSLKQKLSAEAQAPPLEEKTTNPSVAPAAVLPPVPAPRKGILKKPVERERESGYYSSSTDSSDSAPTPQPEPRALTPPRRKGILKRNGKFSSGGLQEFGSLDQLAASLPSGGTRLRPGGAISEDSILSSESFDRLDLPDRHQPAGKVEEPAGGGVAMRVCVSADNLLDMESRESLWDADTARGSMFSITECGS